From Hydra vulgaris chromosome 07, alternate assembly HydraT2T_AEP, a single genomic window includes:
- the LOC136082546 gene encoding uncharacterized protein LOC136082546 — MTETAAVVCGFQKRDGFSKARIERRDKTGKTEEDLKKELLAYKDGFCGLNERARLYGTSKLTLRRHLLNKNKFARDGLKVRGSSTNFPPEVEEDLVKHILLLEGLMFGITRKDLTQSAFQLADANNLPHNFNKAKRIAGKDWYNSFMKRHPTLSLRQPEPQASTAKDIYNMDKTNLSTVSKSRHKITAAKGKRQVGSLSSAEKGVTTTSVFSMNAAGNFLPPMVIFKRKRMRDELKDGAPSGSVFACNDSGWMDIELFEKWIDHFITYVKPSKDHPILLILDGHATHTKNLNAILKASESGVIMLSLPPHTAHRMQPLDISVFKPLQTYYEQEVKFI; from the exons ATGACTGAAACAGCAGCTGTTGTTTGTGGTTTTCAGAAACGTGATGGTTTTAGTAAAGCAAGAATAGAGCGCAGAGAT aagacAGGCAAGACtgaagaagatttaaaaaaagagctgCTTGCTTACAAAGATGGGTTTTGTGGGCTTAATGAGCGTGCAAGATTGTATGGCACTTCTAAACTCACTTTAAGACGTCATTTGCTGAACAAAAACAAGTTTGCAAGAGACGGATTAAAAGTGAGGGGCAGCTCAACAAATTTTCCACCTGAAGTCGAAGAAGATCTGGTCAAGCACATTCTGCTGCTTGAAGGATTGATGTTTGGTATCACTAGAAAGGACCTAACGCAGTCAGCTTTTCAGTTAGCAGATGCTAACAACTTGCCacataactttaataaagctAAAAGAATTGCTGGCAAAGATTGGTACAACTCTTTTATGAAAAGGCACCCTACACTGAGTTTGCGGCAGCCAGAGCCTCAGGCTTCAACC GCTAAGGATATTTACAATATGGACAAAACTAATTTGTCAACAGTTTCTAAGTCCAGACACAAAATCACAGCAGCAAAAGGAAAACGTCAGGTCGGTTCTCTTTCCAGTGCTGAGAAGGGTGTTACAACCACTAGTGTTTTTAGTATGAATGCTGCTGGCAATTTTCTTCCACCgatggtaatttttaaacgtaaAAGGATGAGAGATGAGCTAAAAGATGGTGCACCCTCTGGATCAGTTTTTGCATGTAATGATAGTGGATGGATGGACATAGAACTATTTGAAAAGTGGATTGACCACTTCATAACTTATGTGAAACCATCGAAGGACCACCCTATTCTATTAATATTAGATGGTCATGCCACCCacacaaaaaacttaaatgctATTTTGAAAGCATCAGAATCTGGCGTAATAATGCTGAGCCTTCCACCACATACCGCACATCGTATGCAGCCTCTTGACATCTCTGTTTTCAAGCCATTGCAGACATATTATGAGCAAGaggttaaatttatttaa
- the LOC136082547 gene encoding uncharacterized protein LOC136082547 has translation MSCILRFINNANDKNKNTFKTSPITAEEMDNSKRLWIKFSQINLIDENNFKQLRKDLRLFVDNGIFRCRGRIENADLEYDTKFPIFIFYNCHFAKLLILHLHKLVKYNGVKETFNALRSQYWIPCCRLLAKSVIRIFTTCRRIEGKSYSYPPAQKVV, from the coding sequence ATGTCGTGTATTCTTCGATTTATCAATAAtgcaaatgataaaaataagaacaCCTTTAAGACCAGCCCAATAACAGCCGAAGAAATGGATAACTCAAAGCGATTGTGGATTAAATTTTCACAGATAAATCTAATCgatgaaaataatttcaaacaatTACGTAAAGATCTACGTTTATTCGTTGATAACGGAATATTTCGATGTCGTGGCAGAATTGAAAATGCTGATTTAGAATACGACACTAAAtttcctatatttattttttataattgtcattttgctaaattattaattttacatttacataagcTTGTCAAGTACAATGGTGTGAAAGaaacatttaatgctttaagATCCCAGTATTGGATACCATGTTGTAGGCTATTAGCAAAGAGCGTGATACGAATATTTACAACTTGTCGACGTATAGAGGGTAAATCTTATTCTTATCCACCTGCTCAGAAAGTCGTTTAA